The genomic window AGCTGCGGGCAGCACCAGAGTACTGGCAGCGGCCGTCAGCACTATGGCCAGCCACCCCGCTGCCAGCCATCCCGCCCAGGAGTTCCGTAGTGCCCGTTGCCTCACGCTTCCAGTCTAATGCGAGGATCTGCCAGGTAATACAGCCAATCCGCCAGGATTTGGCCCAATAACCGCACCAGGGCTACCAGCAATACCGCTCCCAGTAGCACGGGAAAATCCCGGGCTGCCGCTGCTTCAGCCATTGTGCGGCCCATGCCGGGCAGCGCGAAGATCAGCTCCACCACCACGGCCCCAGCTACCAGCGCCGGTAGCAGATCCGCTACTTGGGCAATGGTAGGCAATAGGGCATTACGTAGCGCGTGCCGGTTGACAACGTACCGGCTTGCCAACCCCTTGGCCCGGGCCGTTACAATATATTGCTGCCACAACTCGTGTTGAAGGGCTGTATCGAGCTGTACCGCTAAGGCTGGAAAACTGACTAACACTAGGCTCAGCCAGGGCAAAATCAGGTGGTACCCGGTTGCCAGCAGCTGGTACGCCCAGGGCTGCGGGGGGAAGTCGGGGCGGGCTAGGCCATACGCTGGGAACAGCATCAGTACGTCGGGATTAGCCAAAAACAGCAACAAAAGCACCGCCACTACGAAAACAGGTAGCCCCTGCAGCAGGTGCAGGCCAGCCAGCACCAATGTGCGCCACCGCCGGTAACGGCTCAGCCCTAGTGCTACCCCATACGCCGCTGCGAGAGTCAATACAAAGGCGCCCGTCGTCAAGGTGAGCGTCGAAACCAGGGCCTGGCTTAGCAAATTTGCTACGGGCTGGTCGTCCCGAAAGGACTGCCCCAAATCACCCTGGGCTAGGCCGCGCAGCCACACATGATACTGGTTGTGCCACCCATTCCACTGCCACCGCAGCCCCCAGCCCCGTTGCGGGGCCAAGGTAGGAGTCAGATAAAAAAGTGGTAAGTCAAGGCCCAAACGCTGCTGCAGGCGAAACTCGGCCGCGCGCAACTGGGCTGCGGTGGCTACGTGGCCGGTTATGCTGCTGGTCTGCAGTTCGGCCAACCGTAGCTGGTTACTGGCTAAAAGCCGGCTTAGTAGGAAAATAATAGAGAGAATTCCCCAAGCCGCGGGCAGGGTACGCAGCAGTCGGGAAAACAAAAAGCGCCCCATTATTTACTTTGTTCGGCTCGGTGCAAGTTGAATAGCAGTAGCAGTGTAGCCCGGGCGTAGCCCCGTCACTTGCAGATTGGTAAGCCGCTGCGAGGCCGCTAGCCGGGAACGGAGAAAGAACAGAACCATCAGGGGCTTTTCTTCGTGCAGCATCCGTTGAAACCGCCGTAGCAGCACCGTTTGTCGGTTCTCATTTTCCTCACTGGCAATGGCTTCAATCAACTGGTCACTGGCGGCATTGCCAAAGCCGGTGTAATTACCTGATCCTATGCTATTGGAGTGCAGGATGGGAGCAAAGTTGTATACAAACGGATTGCCGGTAATAGTGAAGAGGTACAGATCTACCGAGCCAGCCCGGAGCTTTTCCCAGAACAAGGATGCTTCTAACGGTTGGGGCTGCAAGGCAATTCCGAGTTTGCCTGCGGCGGCCCGTAATTGCAGCGCTATAGTTTCAAAAGCAGGGTCGCCGGTGCGGTAACTCAGCGTAAGAGCCAGCCGCTGAGTTGTACCATCCGGGCTCCGGCGTGTCCATTCTCCGGCGGGCTGCCGCTGCCAGCCCGCTTTGCGTAGGAGCCGCATAGCCGTTTGAGGGGAGTACGTGGGCAGAGGCAAACTATCGTTATAAACCGGGCCTGAGTTAGGATTAATCAGCCCGACACTGGGATAGGCCATTCCCAGTTGAGTGGCCTTAATCAAAGCCGGAATATCAAATAAGTGAGCTAGTGCTTGCCGCGTAAACTTGTCCTGCAGTGCGGGCTGCCTGGTATTAAAGCAAGCCGTTATCATTTTGTAGGAATCAGCAGTGAAAAACTGCAGTGCCGCTTTGTTATCCGGGTCTTGCTTCAGCCGCTGAAATTCCTTAGCGGGCATCATCGGAAAAACATCAATATCCCCGCGTCGCAGCGCCAGTAGGGCCGTTGCTTCATCGGGAATAATCTGATAGTCGAGTTGCTGAGGATGGGCCTGCAGGGGCAGCAGGTCGGAGCGGAGCGTGTCGGCCCACCAGTGGGACTTGCGCTTAAACGTCAGAAAGCGTCCCGGCTCCCATTTTGCCAGCGTGTAGGGCCCACTGCCGGGCAGATGCTCTGGATGGTGAGCCAACTGAGCTTGTTTGTAGCGCTCTACGAAAGCCCGCACCGCCGGATTGTGCGAGTCAGCGGCAGTATCCGCGCGTAGCGAGGCCAGAGAAATGGGGCGCAACTGGCCCTGAGGGTCCAGGGGGTATTCGGGTAGGATAACGTAGTCGCCGGAGGAGTGCTGATACTCGGGTGAATGGCCCGCGCAGACCAGGGTAAACCGTCGTGGATCAACCGGATCAAAACGGATATCCCGGATGAAACCCCACTGTGCCTGATTCGATTCAATGGGTAGACCCGGGCAATTCATCACTTTGAGCGTGAATGCCACATCCTTGGCTAAGATAGGCTGCCCATTATCCCATACGGCCTCGGGCCGGATACGGTAGGTGAGTAGGGTCAGAGAGTCGGTATGCTCAACTGTCGGTAGTGCCTCCGCAAGGCAAGGGGTAAATTGCTGTCGACTAGGGTCGACAAATAGTAAGCTGGAATACAGCATGTTAGCCGCTTCCAGCGAATTCTCATTGGGAAGAACAAGGGGATCTAGGTTTTCCGGGTCTCTTTCCCAGCGAATTCGTATCGCGGCGGAAGAGTCCTCCCGGTGGGTAGAGCAGGCGCTGAAAGCGCCGCTCACCACGACCAGAAAACCAAACAAAAGATGCTTCATGAAGAGGTTATTGCTCGGAACAGGGTCCGGGCAAGTTAACTAACATTCGACAGGAAGCAGAGCGCCAAGCAGGCGATGAAGCTTTAAATCATTCCGCCGCCCCAGCCACCGCCACCTTG from Hymenobacter chitinivorans DSM 11115 includes these protein-coding regions:
- a CDS encoding ABC transporter permease, encoding MAELQTSSITGHVATAAQLRAAEFRLQQRLGLDLPLFYLTPTLAPQRGWGLRWQWNGWHNQYHVWLRGLAQGDLGQSFRDDQPVANLLSQALVSTLTLTTGAFVLTLAAAYGVALGLSRYRRWRTLVLAGLHLLQGLPVFVVAVLLLLFLANPDVLMLFPAYGLARPDFPPQPWAYQLLATGYHLILPWLSLVLVSFPALAVQLDTALQHELWQQYIVTARAKGLASRYVVNRHALRNALLPTIAQVADLLPALVAGAVVVELIFALPGMGRTMAEAAAARDFPVLLGAVLLVALVRLLGQILADWLYYLADPRIRLEA
- a CDS encoding ABC transporter substrate-binding protein translates to MKHLLFGFLVVVSGAFSACSTHREDSSAAIRIRWERDPENLDPLVLPNENSLEAANMLYSSLLFVDPSRQQFTPCLAEALPTVEHTDSLTLLTYRIRPEAVWDNGQPILAKDVAFTLKVMNCPGLPIESNQAQWGFIRDIRFDPVDPRRFTLVCAGHSPEYQHSSGDYVILPEYPLDPQGQLRPISLASLRADTAADSHNPAVRAFVERYKQAQLAHHPEHLPGSGPYTLAKWEPGRFLTFKRKSHWWADTLRSDLLPLQAHPQQLDYQIIPDEATALLALRRGDIDVFPMMPAKEFQRLKQDPDNKAALQFFTADSYKMITACFNTRQPALQDKFTRQALAHLFDIPALIKATQLGMAYPSVGLINPNSGPVYNDSLPLPTYSPQTAMRLLRKAGWQRQPAGEWTRRSPDGTTQRLALTLSYRTGDPAFETIALQLRAAAGKLGIALQPQPLEASLFWEKLRAGSVDLYLFTITGNPFVYNFAPILHSNSIGSGNYTGFGNAASDQLIEAIASEENENRQTVLLRRFQRMLHEEKPLMVLFFLRSRLAASQRLTNLQVTGLRPGYTATAIQLAPSRTK